A region of the Silene latifolia isolate original U9 population chromosome 9, ASM4854445v1, whole genome shotgun sequence genome:
TTCTTCACACCAACAAATCTAAATTCACTTAAGAAACAAACAAATAGAGAAGCATATAAATCATcaactaatattttttttttttttaaggaaaaaaCTTTTTTTTGTAATTGATAAACATTGACATGAATAATAAACTACAAAATCCACAATCTCCTCCAAATCACTATAAAGTACCCCTctatctcaatcatttgtttgccttttatATTTTTTATAAGGGGTATTTTAACAAAGGCATACAAATGATTGAGATGAAGGCAATACTACTTACAAGTGATACAACTATACAAGTATCAAGTATTGTTGAGCTGCCCACAATCAAAATCAGCCTTCTTCAGGAGTAACCCTGCTAAGAATGTTGCAAACACCTTATCCCTTAAAAACCTTATAAATTTCCAGCTAGTTTGTTGCATTGAACCTACAAAATAACCTGTAGTAATGAGGTCTattcctctccatttcctctcctTTGCATATTTCCTTAAGcaactttcaatcttttcatacTCGACTTCATCACGCATCTCCGAACCCTTCAAAAACCCATCAGCGAGGTGTCTTGCAAGAACGATACTGTCCTCTAGAGCAGAACACGCGCCTTGTCCTAAATCTGGGGTCATAGGGTGAAGGGCATCGCCGGTTATGCAAATGTTGTCCTTGGTTATATCTTTCCATATGATCTCCCATGGAGGCCTTATTCTTAAGGGAGAACATATTATATCTTCGACTTTAGTGTTCTCTATGACATTCTTGATCTTGTCTTGTACTTTACCGAGGTTGTTTAGAACAAATTCCTTCAACTTTGTAGGGTTTTCTTTTATTTCCTCATCTACGTAACGAGAATTGTTAAAACAATTAATTTCTTAAGAGACGATCTCACACATAAAAAACGTGAACAAGTAAACGGAACAAAACACAACTCTATTAGTGGGTAAAAGTGATTACTAAAAGATTCTGTTTTACGATAAATTTGTTTAAAACAGTCTTACATAAGTATATTTGTGATTATGAGACGGTCTCATACAAAACTAGAAAATGAGATGTTGAAATTGTGTATACCTTCTTCATGCAGAGGAGACCAAGTGAAAAACCAGTAAATGCTTGTAGCATCACAAGGGAGTATCCCATACCGCCTACCATTCCCCATAAATTGCAAAAATTTGGAGTCGAAACCATGATTTTCTTCGAAATCAACACAACCTCTTATGGCCAACCTATTGGTGAATGATGGCTTCTTAAATCCCAAAAATCGAGCTACTACAGAGTTCACTCCATCACACCCAATCAGCACCTGTTTTCATACTTCATAGTATTGAACCGTCAGCGATACTTTTCGTCATCTAATTTTCCGTAAGGGTGGAATTTGTGTAGTACCTTGGTCTTTAGTATTGAACCGTCAGCAAGATGAAGCAGCTTAAAGAAGCCTGATATTTCGATGCTAACCACCTTGGAAGAGAACCTAATTGTGTTGGATGGCAACTCCTTTGCAAGAGTTTCTAGCAGTACTTTTCTTTTCACACATCGAACTTCATGATCTCCACTGCAAAATAAACAAATTGGACGAGGTTGGATTAAAGGGCAATCATTCTATCAAATATGGAGGAGGTTGAATTAAAGGGCCCCTTGTTCGTTcctgttggaaataggggctttaTTTGGCAAAGTCATTTTTCCATATTGTCCCTCATTGGTGAGGAAAAGAAAGATGTATGTGTTTATATATCTTATCTTGCCTTacactatcactagtgggtcaagggaggtttttgtggaagccttgcgaggtgcttaattcagcttgcGCGCGCGCCGTGCCCGTGCCCGGCCCAGAtttgggatttgggatttggcaatcgcctgcggcgggctatgcctatctttttgggccggtCCAGCGTGTGTGTTTTTGCTGCTTCTGTTTTGGTATAAGAAACAGTCAATCCGACTGTTAGTGGGTGAGCAAAAGGCTCATGTTCCTCAGGCCTTGACTGCTGCAGTTTAGGGGCACGTTTTTAGCTTCAGAACTGCTTCAGTTCTGCTATAAATAAGACCCTGCGTTCAGCTTCTAAAAAACACATTCTTTCACACtcttcttcctctcttctcttcTGTTCTCTAAATTATTTCTGGGTATTGCTCAATTTCGTTCCAAGTCTCTCTGTCACGAGTGGGCGTGAGGTGAGGAGGTCGTAGTgtgatccttggggaactacAGGCACTAgccgatcgccaccacggtcgtgcacgggcaaatagttttcaaggcggTGGCATCCTACCACGGCACTACTTCTTACGgttctatctttcgatcttttcGCTTATTTTCGATTCGAGTTCTTCTCTGTTACGCAATTAAaacaacaatttgaaaactatttttTGTTGTTCTTTGTAACCATGTCGTTAGTTCGAAAATTGCTCCCGAATCGCGAAATTGGAGTCATTAGATGGTCATAATTATAAGCGCCGGTCCCGAAATTATTGATGTATTTTGAGCGATTAGATATTGATTACGTCTTATTTAATGACCCGCCTAAACCTATCACCCCTATCGATCCGAGAAGACCCCTCCTCCCTCTAAAGATGTTAAGTCCAATGAAGAGGATATTGCAAAATTTGTGAAAGATAACAAAACCGCTAGGTGGCATATTCTGAATAATATGACAAACACCCTTTTCGACTTATTTCTTTGTGAATAAGTCGCTAAATTTATTTGGGAGTCTTTAGAAACTAagtatggggctgatgatgcGGGGAAAAAGAAGTATGTTGTGGGAAAATGGTTGGGATTTCGGATGGTCGACGGAAACCCATCATGGATCAAgtccatgtctatgaaaacttATGTGCTGATGTTGTGAATGAGGGCATGAAACTTGACGATATCTTTGTAGCTAATGTTTTGCTAGAGAAATTCCCTCGATCCTGGTCCGATTACCGAAACCAACttaagcataaaaagaaagacTGTCCCTTAAAGAACTTATAGGACATATGAGGACCgaggaggctaatcgccttaaagaCCTTCCCGCTAGTCAATCTCGTGATCTTTTCGCCGTTATTCTTCTTTGTTAAAGCTAATTTGGTTGAGTCCGGTGGTCCGTCTAATCCGAGAAatataagggtaagggtaaggccaaggttggtcgggtaagaaccagggtcccgctaagaagaatggtccagggaagcataccaaaccggTTCCTAAGATTCGTAAAGTCGCTAAGGGCCCTATTGTTGCTATGTCTGCGGAAAACCTGggcacaaagcctaccaatgctCGAGAAGAAATCACGAGGCCCATGTTCTTTTGGATCGATGATGTTATTGTTgtgtggttgtggaagctaatcggTGGGTAATATTCTTTGAATGGGTCTTCTTTGAATGGGTCTTGAATCGGAGCTTCGAGACACCTCTGGCCGATAGGGGTTTATTTGCCGAGTTCGAGGAAGTTtgatggggaatgcgtctacatgggtaattcttcatccgcaaagatcacaggcaaaggcaagatctttctcaaactcacctcggggtaaacacttgctctcagtaatgttttatttgtaccctcattgcgtcgaaaccttgtGTCTGGTGCCTTGCTAAACAAAactggtttgaaacttgtttttgaggctgacaaggtggtaatgtcgcgtaatggggaatttgtgggcaagggttatctgtctgggggtctttttgtattgaactCGATTTCGCTATTAATAATATCGCAGATCTTCTTCTCGCTTATATCGCCGAGTCTATTGATATTTGGCATGGTaggttaggtcatgtgaatgtggattatattaaaaaacttagaactatgagtttaattccgagtttgacgagtcaagaattctctaaatgtgctagctgtgttgaagctaagtttacaaagaagcctagtaaacctgtgactactaggaacacgagtcttcttgagttaatccacaccgacctagctgacttcaaaaatgttgcaagtagaggtggcaagaattattatgttaCGTTTATAGACGATCGTTCTAGATACACCCGTGtctatttgcttaagactaaagatgaagtagaacaatcttttataaactttaagaatgaagttgagaaccaacttgatagaaaaattaaaagggtaaggtctgatagaggtggtgagtataaatccagttatctagccgacttttgtcgcaaaacggtttaatacatgagactagtccaccttacttaccccaatccaatggtgtagttgaacgtaaaaatagaaccttaaaagaaatgacgaatgctatgcttttaagttctggcctatctgacgatatgtggggggaagcaattctttcagcttgtcacattcttaaccgtgtacctcataagaaaattgacaagacaccctacgagatttggaagggctatcctcctaacctgagcttccttagggtatgggggtgtttagctaaagtgggtttacctgattttaggagacctaccgttggacctaagacctatgattgtgtgtttataggttatgctcaaaatagctctgcttatagatttatgtctttgagtgaccgttctatatccgaggctagagatgccgaattttttgagcatgtttttccttttcgGAAAAACCGTTGTACCATCTCCTAGTTTATCCATTGCTGCATCTCCCGATTTGTCTTCACATGCTAGAGTTAGCTCTTCTATCTTTTTTGTTGAACCTAGAAGAAGTAAAAGACCTAGATGCCCAAAGAACTTTGGTGATGATTATGATACAACTATGTTATCTGAACTtggatacactgtttgtgctagtgatgagtttgtttcaaaccttttaatagaagatgacccaaaaacctatagtgaggcaatgaaatccattgatgctaatttttggaaagatgctattaaaagtgaacttgactctattgtgtcaaatcagacttgggagttgactgatttacctaaaggtagtaaacccattacaagtaaatggatctttaaaaagaaaatgagacctgacggtacaatagagaggttcaaagctagacttgtagttagaggctttacacaaaataagggtattgattattttgatacttactctcctgtgaccaaaatttcgactattaggactcttgtcgccttagctgctattcataaccttgttatacatcagatggatgttaaaactgcctttttgaatggtgaactaaggaAAGAGATCTACATGTCTCAACCTAaaggttttgtgattgagggtcaagagagtaaagtgtgtaaactgaacaagtcactttatggactgaaacaagcacttaaacagtggtatgagaaatttaacaacactttaataagtaatggctatgtggttaacaattctgattcatgtgtttattcaaaaaagatggaatctgattgtgtaattatatgcctatatgttgatgacatgttaatacttggtaataatttggaggtCATAATTAGAACAAAAGtttttttgtcatcacaatttgagatgaaggacttaggagaagccgatgttatcctaggagttaaggtcatccgaaaccccaatggaatctgtctaagtcaatctcattatgttgaaaaagtgttgaaaaatTTTAATCGCTTTGATGATGTgctgctagaacaccctatgatcctagtgtacacttgtgtaaaaacttgggcaagagtgtttcccaagaagagtatgctaaaatcctaggtagtgtgatgtttttaatgaatGTACTCGACCGGATATTGCTTATGCGATTAGTTAGTAGatcgagtcgttatacacataaccctagtaatgaacactggaatgctcttcgtcgtttactaaaatacctaaaaggaacagttgacttatgtttgcattatagtaaatttctgtttgtgttagagggatattgtgatgcgaaTCGGGTTCATGCagtaacgatgagatctgttctactagtggttatgtctttaccatgggtggaggtgctatatcgtggaagtcctcTAAATGACTTGTAGACGCACGCCTACCATGGAATCtcgagttcatagctcttgagttggcgaGACAAGAGGCCGAATGGTTGAGAAACCTTTTAGCCGATATACCAAGATGGGGCGGACGGTTGACACCGGTCTCCCCGCACCGTGACTCGCAGTCGCTATTGGTgtgttgcaaagaatagtgtctacaattcaAGAAGAGACACATTCGAATAAGGCACGCCGCAGCTTAGACAACTCCAAGACAACGaagtgattgctttggactatgtgaagtccgaaaacaatcttgctgatccctttactaaagggttgactaggagactagtctttgatacgtcgaggggaatggggcttaagtccttaggtcaagagtgagacttgactaggtctaaagcttctattcctatggcgttgtatgattcatagcctttatggtggtgctttgagacgcacttgatggatcatacaccaggttggacttaggtccttaatgactcatgtgagaagtgctattgagaagcacttgagtcacctacgtaggtgtaacgatcattagactatgagaagtcttctgatcacatctattagtaccgaggtaaacgcataactctaaaagagcgcgttgcactttcgcggaacgatcttaatttgaaggtatgatatgtgttgtggagggtatcga
Encoded here:
- the LOC141599552 gene encoding monooxygenase 2-like isoform X2; amino-acid sequence: METIQDIVIVGGGIAGLSLALALHRVGLRALVLESYDTLRVTGAAFVTWTNAWKALDALGVAHSLRQHHTRLSGGDHEVRCVKRKVLLETLAKELPSNTIRFSSKVVSIEISGFFKLLHLADGSILKTKVLIGCDGVNSVVARFLGFKKPSFTNRLAIRGCVDFEENHGFDSKFLQFMGNGRRYGILPCDATSIYWFFTWSPLHEEDEEIKENPTKLKEFVLNNLGKVQDKIKNVIENTKVEDIICSPLRIRPPWEIIWKDITKDNICITGDALHPMTPDLGQGACSALEDSIVLARHLADGFLKGSEMRDEVEYEKIESCLRKYAKERKWRGIDLITTGYFVGSMQQTSWKFIRFLRDKVFATFLAGLLLKKADFDCGQLNNT
- the LOC141599552 gene encoding monooxygenase 2-like isoform X1, whose amino-acid sequence is METIQDIVIVGGGIAGLSLALALHRVGLRALVLESYDTLRVTGAAFVTWTNAWKALDALGVAHSLRQHHTRLSGIIATSTEAGVQTAELSYGDHEVRCVKRKVLLETLAKELPSNTIRFSSKVVSIEISGFFKLLHLADGSILKTKVLIGCDGVNSVVARFLGFKKPSFTNRLAIRGCVDFEENHGFDSKFLQFMGNGRRYGILPCDATSIYWFFTWSPLHEEDEEIKENPTKLKEFVLNNLGKVQDKIKNVIENTKVEDIICSPLRIRPPWEIIWKDITKDNICITGDALHPMTPDLGQGACSALEDSIVLARHLADGFLKGSEMRDEVEYEKIESCLRKYAKERKWRGIDLITTGYFVGSMQQTSWKFIRFLRDKVFATFLAGLLLKKADFDCGQLNNT